From Desulfobacterales bacterium:
GTGGCCTGAGGCCTGGCCATAGTAATATATTTTAACACATTGAAAAAACATCGAAAATTATCATCAGTCTCAGAATTGAAAGTCTACAGGGTAAACCGGCCAGATATCTTTGGGCTTTCAGCTTACGCGGAACAAGAATAGAAATAGTACCCAAAAGCCGGGTTACCCCGGTGAATTCCTCCATCCCGTCCTTTGGGCGTTTTACAGCTATACATCAAGTTCAAAAACAGCAATGTCTGGCTGATTTCCTGGACTTTATGTGATGCCAATTGCCCCCGAATTTTAACCAACCGATGACGGTGATCTATCGGACGCGTTTGCAAGCAGTCTGCTACAGTTTTTTTGACAAACCATCTGAAATCCACATTCCAATCACAAAGCCCTTGATCATATAATGATAAATGTTGCATATATTGACTATGGCATTTTGAAAAAAATATTCATCAGATCCTGCAATAACAAATTTAAAGTCTGCCAATAAAATTCTGTTTGGAAAGTTGTCTGATTAACAAAATAAGGGCTTGATCATAACTGCGGCCATATTTTGCTGTGCGTAGCCTCAGAGTCCCGCCCCTTGCCGGCGTACGACATGGCGCGATCCGGGGAAAAGATGTCGGGGCCATGAAGCGTTAAGAAGCGCAAACTATTTGAGGCGTGCCGAGTTTTTGCGCTTTAGCTTCATGGGCCCGGCATCCCCCCGGATCGTGCTGGAGAAACCGGCAAGGGGCGGGACGGACTCCGTGACATTGTGGCCGCAGTTATGATCAAGCCCCAAAATAAAATAAACATGACTGACCAGGGAGGCGACAGATGAAACAGAAACGGCGAATTATACAAGCATTTCTGGCATATCTCGTATTGCATATCTCGGCAACGTGTCTTGCCGCCGATCCCTCTCAATTTCCGGATACGATTTCCGCCCTGAAATATCTTTATACCGATGAAATCACAGCCTGCCAAATTTTCAGCGCATATGCCGACCAGGCCGACGCAGAGGATATTAAAAGTGTTAAATTGCTTTTTGACGCATTGAAAGCATCCGAATCCGTGCATGTCCGAAATTTTGAAAGGATCCTGAAAAAATTCGGGGTCGAAACAACCCGCTTAACGCCTGGAAATATACCGGTCTTCAACACCACCCTCAAAAACCTGAACCATGCCCTGGAGGTGGAACTGTCGGAAATCGATATACGATATCCGGCATATATCAAACGTGTGGAGGCCGAAGGGCATGAAGATGCTATTTTGCAAATTACCTATGCATGGGAAGCGGAAAAACAACACCGGAAACTGATTCAGAAAATGAGAGGGGCCACCCGGTTTTTTTTCTGGAAACTGGTGCTGAAACTTAAAAAAAACCGCAATTATTTTGTCTGTCAAATCTGCGGCTCAACGCTGCTCAAACTGCCGGAGCATCAATGCCCGATTTGCGGCTCTGCTGTAGAAAATTACCAGAAAATAGAGTGAATTGAATTTTATCCGTTTTTCAGATTACCTTCCCCCCGATTAAATTCCATTCTTAACAACTGCAGACCGTTGAATGGGCGAAGCCAGCGGGCCCATCTACTGAAGGCCGGGGTCGAGGCCGGGGTCAAACCTTGATTTGTGATTCCAGAATCCAGTATTGTTTTTTAATCCTCGGATCACTTTTTGACTCGCCGGTTGACTGATGTCAAGGTGACCCCAATTTCACACCTTCTCATATCTCTATCATACCGTTTTTGCCCTCAAAAAGTGCGATATTGAACTCATGACAAGGTTGAATTTGGATTTATTTCATTTAATTTCGGGTTGTTAACTTGGCACGGCAGGAATGCCGGTTACCCGGCACCCCCCGTACAGATCCGTACGTGAGGTACTACCTCATACGGCTCCTACCTCGGGTACGAACGCTGAAATCTCTGGCTCGGATAAGGATGCTTCCTTATCCTGCTGAGCTTTTCTACGTACACCATCAAGACCGATCGACGCAGTTCCCCGCCCCTGTGTGCGGACTGCGGCAGTATCTCTGATGTTCCCCTCGGCCAACGTCCTTCCCTCCACCTGCTCCGCTGAGTTTTTAACCTCTTTGTTCACCGGCTTCTCAGGTAATATGTTGTTGTCCGACTTCCGTGAATCGTTCGTACCAGTCGTACAGAATTTCTCTTTCACTGGCCGTTTTCCTTTACCTTTCGGTCTATGGAAAACTCACGGATCTCCCGATTCCCGCGTAAAAGATGTCCACACATGCCAAGTTCTAAGACTCCGCCGGGCCGTTCGGTGACTCGCGTTATAGCGCCACAGAACGTGTTGCCTTCCCCATCGGACCACGTGGTCGGCACCCGAGAACTGGTGATTTCCGGAGCTCAATAGCCCGCCTGCGCTTCCCTCTGTCAACGCTTCAGCCACTGCATTACTGCAATTGCCGCATGACTCGAGGCTGGTGTGATTCGCTAAATCTTCTACCATAAGACTCTTTCATTCTCTATCTCTTACCGGTTTTAATCAGCGCTTTCGGCCCGGCCCCAGATGGCTTTCTGGGTTTGATTCCAATACATTAGGCTGGTACGATCCCACAGTCGTAGCTCGAATAACGGGTTATGCTATGGCCTTTTTTTCATTTATAAGGCAATAAAACCGAAACAAAATTATTATCAAAAACGCTGAAAAGAGATTGCTGATTATTCCAATTACAAACGAGGAAAAAATTGAATCGAATCCGTTTTTAAATAATGAAGGTATTATTGTGAATATAATAATGTAAGGTAATCCAACTATTGTTAAACAGCCCAGAATTGATTTGGTATATCCTTTTGTCAGTTCGTAACTATTCTTAATTGCTTCAAGAGGCATGTCTTTTGACAAAAGCAAACAATAGGTAGTCAATGAAAGTTTGGCAGACAATATAATTCCGGGAATGATAAGCAGCAAAAAGCCGACGCCGGTAATTAAAAGGACTATACAATCTGTTAACAATACTAAAGGTGCCATTTTTAAACCTTTTAAAAGGCTTTCTTTTACAGAAACAAACTCCCCTTTTAAAATGCCATCAAAGAAAAATATGAGCCCTGCAGAATAGACCGAATGAAATATCAGGCTTATAAAATATTCCATGAAATCAATTAAATTAGAAAGCCTGTCAGGAACTGAAATAAATTCTAATATTAAAATAAAGGCAAAATTGAAAATTAAAATTGGCAGTAATATTTTGAATATATTTAAAAAATTAATTCTAAAAAAAATGTATGAGTCTTTTAGGACTTGTAGCATTGGATTGAATCCTTTGATCGGTTTGATATTCAGGCAGGGCAAATCTGCCCGAAAAGGCCCTTAATATAAACTTGTCAGGGCAAATGTACCTGATAATCAGTGGTTGGAAACGGATTTTTGACAATGATGACACTAGAGAAAAAGCAGGTGACATTAAGCTGCATTAAGTGGATGGATCTTTTTTAGCTCTTTTTGAAATCGTTTTTCGGCCTCCCAAAGGTCTCGCGCATATTGTGCATTGAGCCAAAATTCAGGAGAGTTGCCGAACAGGCGAGATAATCGCAATGCCATAGTAGGCGTGATGGACCGTCTTTCTCTTAATAGCTCATTGATTGTTTGACGGGAAACTCCTAACGCATTGGCTAATGACGTTGCGGTCAATTCATAATCTGGCATGAAATCCTCCCTGATCATTTCCCCGGGATGTGTCGGAGGGATTTTTCGTTTTGTTGTATTTTGTATCGACATTACATTGTTCCTTAATGATAATCTGTTATTTCGAGGTCAAAAGCATCTCCATTAATGAACTTGAAACAAATTCGCCATTGGTCGTTGATGGATATTGAATATTGCCCCTCTCTGTTACCTTTAAGAGTATGTAATCTATTGCTTGGAGGCACCCTTAGGTCATTTATGTTAATTGCCCAATGGATGTATTCCAAGCGACGAATTGCTCTTCGGATTAAATCTGGAGGTAGACGTTCTGATTTGCCGTTAACAAATATCTGTTGGGTTTCTTTATCGGCAAATGTTTTTATCATGATCTAAAAGTAATTTGTAACGTGACAGTTGTCAAGATGATTTTTCCCGTTAAATTAAATGGAGCTTCGCTCAACCATCTCTTTCATCGGATCGCGAAAAGCAGCGCTCGTTGAAGAGTGGTTATGGTGCAAAGTTGGGGACATTGTATTATTGGTTTATATTTTTTTGATGCTTTTCTATTGCCCATGCAATGAACAATAGCCATCTTTACAAGATACTTTCTTAAAGAATGCAATATTCCGATGGAATGTCCCCAACTTTCCCAGGGGGCCGATACCCGCACCGCTCTGGAACGCATCGTGCGCGAGCAGGCCTT
This genomic window contains:
- a CDS encoding ferritin family protein: MKQKRRIIQAFLAYLVLHISATCLAADPSQFPDTISALKYLYTDEITACQIFSAYADQADAEDIKSVKLLFDALKASESVHVRNFERILKKFGVETTRLTPGNIPVFNTTLKNLNHALEVELSEIDIRYPAYIKRVEAEGHEDAILQITYAWEAEKQHRKLIQKMRGATRFFFWKLVLKLKKNRNYFVCQICGSTLLKLPEHQCPICGSAVENYQKIE
- a CDS encoding YciC family protein codes for the protein MLQVLKDSYIFFRINFLNIFKILLPILIFNFAFILILEFISVPDRLSNLIDFMEYFISLIFHSVYSAGLIFFFDGILKGEFVSVKESLLKGLKMAPLVLLTDCIVLLITGVGFLLLIIPGIILSAKLSLTTYCLLLSKDMPLEAIKNSYELTKGYTKSILGCLTIVGLPYIIIFTIIPSLFKNGFDSIFSSFVIGIISNLFSAFLIIILFRFYCLINEKKAIA
- a CDS encoding HigA family addiction module antitoxin; the encoded protein is MSIQNTTKRKIPPTHPGEMIREDFMPDYELTATSLANALGVSRQTINELLRERRSITPTMALRLSRLFGNSPEFWLNAQYARDLWEAEKRFQKELKKIHPLNAA
- a CDS encoding type II toxin-antitoxin system RelE/ParE family toxin: MIKTFADKETQQIFVNGKSERLPPDLIRRAIRRLEYIHWAININDLRVPPSNRLHTLKGNREGQYSISINDQWRICFKFINGDAFDLEITDYH